In the Methanocalculus natronophilus genome, GATGGGTGCGATTACAACGGAGGAATGCCATGTTCTCGTTATCGGGAGCGGCGGTGCAGGAATCAGGGCGGCGCTTGAGGCTGCACGGTACGGGGAGACGATCCTGGTTGGAAAGAGTGTTGCCGGAAAAGGCGGCTGCACCGTGATGGCGGAAGGAGGATATAACGCTGTTCTCCGTGAGACAGACACAATTTCAAGCCATCTCAACGATACACTCAAAGGAGGTGCATTTCTCAATGATCGGGCGCTTGCAGAGGTGCTTGTCAATGAAGCGCCCAACCGGATAGATGATCTCCTCAGGTTTGGAGCGGTATTCGATGCAGAAGACAGCTGCACCATTGCCCAGCGCCCATTTGGAGGACAGGCATTCGCACGAACCTGTTATGCCGGAGACAGGACAGGCCATGAGATCGTGATGACCCTCCTTGAACGCCTCCGCGCATCTGACATCCGGCTCAGAAACGAGATCACCGCCCTTGAACTCGCAACAGACCAGGGCCGCGTCTGCGGCGCCTTTACCGCAACCCGTGATGGCGATATAGGGGCAATTGCAGCCGATGCGGTGGTGCTGGCAACCGGCGGGTGCGGCCAGATCTATGATATCACCACCAACTCAACGACCGGCACGGGCGACGGGTATGCACTCGGCTACCGGGCGGGAGCAGAACTCATCGACATGGAGATGGTCCAGTTTCATCCAACAGGTGCAGTCCACCCCTACGACGCACGCGGCAGGCTGATCACCGAGGCTGTCCGTGGAGAGGGGGGCATCCTGAAGAACAGTGAGGGAGAGCGGTTCATGGCCCGGTACGATCCTGAGCGGATGGAGCTCTCAACCAGGGATGTTGTTGCCCGATCAATTGCCACCGAGGTGCTTGAGGGGAGAGGAACACCCCGGGGCGGCGTCTGGCTTGATGTCACCCACCTCTCCAGCCAGCAGATAGAAGAGCGGCTGCCCCTGATGCTTGAGCAGTTCCTGAAGTTCGGTGTTGATATCCGCACGGAGCCGATGGAGGTTGCGCCAACTGCCCACCACATGATGGGCGGCCTCAGGATCACGCCTGAATGCAGAACAACTGTCCCCGGACTCTTTGCCTGTGGAGAGGTGGCAGGCGGCGTCCATGGCGCAAACCGCCTCGGCGGGAACGCCCTTGCCGAGACACAGGTCTTTGGGCGGCGTGCAGGTGAGGCGGCAGGAAAAGAGAAGACCGGGAGACGGCGGATCGATCCAGAACAGGCGGCCCGTCTTGAGGAGCAGCTTGCATCATTTGAGCAGGGAGATACACGACCATCTGATCTTGCAGGCAGGCTGAAGAGAGTCATGTGGGATGGTGCAGGCATCTACAGGGACGCTGCCCGGCTCACGGAGACACGGGAAGCAGTCCTTGCCATGAGCAGCATCACCCCCTCGGCATCATCGGGCGCCGGGATCATGGATGCCTGGACGATCCGGAATATGCTGCTTGTTGCAGGCATGATCCTTGATGGTGCGCTTCTCCGGCAGGAGTCACGCGGAGCACATGTCAGGGTCGATTGTGCGGCACGATGGGATCCAGTGGATTCTCCCTATGGCCATACCCGGATCGCACAAGCATGCCGCTGCATAGAAGTCACCGGGAGGATCGCATGAAAGAGATTACCCTCACAATAGAGAGATCAGATCCGGCACAGGAGAGGAAACCGCACCGTGAGACCTACACCATCACGGTCAATGAGGGTGCCCGTGTGCTTGATGCACTTGAAGAAGTGAAACGCACCCATGACCCGTCACTCCTCTTCCGTGCATGCTGCCGTGCCGGCCAGTGCGGATCATGTGCCGTCAGGGTCAACAAAAACCCGGTTCTTGCCTGTATGGAAGAGGCATCCGACCAGATGCTGGTTGAGCCCCTTGAGCTGCCGGTGATCCGGGATCTCGCAACCGAGATTGCGCCTGTTCTTGAGAAACTGGCCCGGATAACAGAATCAGGTGAGCCCCGGCCCCTCTCAAAAGAGGAGGTGGAGGCGATAAAGCCCCTCCGTGAATGTATCGAGTGCCTCAGTTGTGTCTCGGTATGCCCTGCACTGAAGGTTGTTGATTTTGCCGGGCCGACTGCCATGCGGCAGGAGATGCGGTGTGCACTTGATCCGCGTGACACAACAGACAGGATACCTGAGGCAATAGAACGGGGGCTGTTTGCCTGCACCACCTGCCACCGGTGTGTCGAGGTCTGTCCAAAAGAGATCGAGATCCCCGGCAAGGCAATCGAGAAGCTCCGGGAGCGGGCAAACCAGGCAGGACTCACCCTTCCCCGCCACCAGGAGGTGGCACAGCTCATCGAAGAGACAGGCAGGAGTGTTGAACAGACAAAAACCACCTTCCTCGAAGAGGTGCCTGAGGTGATCGAGCCGGACGGAGCGGTGAAGATGACGGTCGGTTTCTTCACCGGCTGCATGTTCAATGGGCGGGTGCCGAAGCCTGCGCTTGACGCAATGGACGTGCTGAAGCGAAACGGCATCCGGGTGATCATCCCCCACGAGCAGGTCTGCTGCGGATCCCCGCTCATCCGGACAGGACAGACAAAGATACTTCCTGACCTGAAGCAGAAGAATATCGGGGCGTTTGCCTCAAGGGGCATTGAGATCGTCATGACGATGTGTGCCGGGTGCGGCTCCACCCTGAAGAATGATTATGACACTCCCTTCACCGTGATGGATATCACCGAGGTGCTGGTGAAAGCAGGAATTGAGGCTCCTGCAAAACTCCCCGTGAAAGCAACCTACCATGACCCCTGCCACCTGCTCCGCGGCCAGGGTTTACGCGAACCCCCACGGATCATCCTTGAACAGGTTGTGGAAGAGTATATCCCGATGCCGGCACAGTGCTGCGGGGCAGGCGGGGGTGTACGATCCGGCCAGCCCGAAGAGGCAGCAG is a window encoding:
- the tfrA gene encoding fumarate reductase (CoM/CoB) subunit TfrA — encoded protein: MGAITTEECHVLVIGSGGAGIRAALEAARYGETILVGKSVAGKGGCTVMAEGGYNAVLRETDTISSHLNDTLKGGAFLNDRALAEVLVNEAPNRIDDLLRFGAVFDAEDSCTIAQRPFGGQAFARTCYAGDRTGHEIVMTLLERLRASDIRLRNEITALELATDQGRVCGAFTATRDGDIGAIAADAVVLATGGCGQIYDITTNSTTGTGDGYALGYRAGAELIDMEMVQFHPTGAVHPYDARGRLITEAVRGEGGILKNSEGERFMARYDPERMELSTRDVVARSIATEVLEGRGTPRGGVWLDVTHLSSQQIEERLPLMLEQFLKFGVDIRTEPMEVAPTAHHMMGGLRITPECRTTVPGLFACGEVAGGVHGANRLGGNALAETQVFGRRAGEAAGKEKTGRRRIDPEQAARLEEQLASFEQGDTRPSDLAGRLKRVMWDGAGIYRDAARLTETREAVLAMSSITPSASSGAGIMDAWTIRNMLLVAGMILDGALLRQESRGAHVRVDCAARWDPVDSPYGHTRIAQACRCIEVTGRIA
- the tfrB gene encoding fumarate reductase (CoM/CoB) subunit TfrB, with product MKEITLTIERSDPAQERKPHRETYTITVNEGARVLDALEEVKRTHDPSLLFRACCRAGQCGSCAVRVNKNPVLACMEEASDQMLVEPLELPVIRDLATEIAPVLEKLARITESGEPRPLSKEEVEAIKPLRECIECLSCVSVCPALKVVDFAGPTAMRQEMRCALDPRDTTDRIPEAIERGLFACTTCHRCVEVCPKEIEIPGKAIEKLRERANQAGLTLPRHQEVAQLIEETGRSVEQTKTTFLEEVPEVIEPDGAVKMTVGFFTGCMFNGRVPKPALDAMDVLKRNGIRVIIPHEQVCCGSPLIRTGQTKILPDLKQKNIGAFASRGIEIVMTMCAGCGSTLKNDYDTPFTVMDITEVLVKAGIEAPAKLPVKATYHDPCHLLRGQGLREPPRIILEQVVEEYIPMPAQCCGAGGGVRSGQPEEAAALGKLRGEAIAETGADIVVTICPFCEFHIQEQTDKPVKNLATLLLEGYRKKDQEKSGD